In Chaetodon auriga isolate fChaAug3 chromosome 9, fChaAug3.hap1, whole genome shotgun sequence, the genomic window tttactttttacttttatggCAGTGGTTGGACACCGCTACCTTAAGGATTCAAAACGACATACGTTTGAGTATTGTCCCATTcaagtttgaggtacttgtactgaGTATTTGCATTAAATGCTACGCTATTCCTCTTTTGCAGGGAAATCATAAAAACAATTCATAAAACACAGTTTACGGATTAAcccagtgtttttttgtttgttttttggttaaAATTGGCTCAACAAGCAACATCACAATAAACTTTTACTGTAGCAACTATTTTTGGCATTGTGATATTactacatttacttaagtagaTGATATGAATACATGCTCCATAAATGGTCTTTTCCATTCCACCAATATGTCCAAGTATCATGAATAACATTAGACATTACATTTCAACTCCATTTCTCCATTCACTCAAAGAAGTCAAAAAGGCAAAATTTACGGCAACATCattttgtatgtattttcaAAGTGCTGCAACATGTGATCACCAATCCTACGCTAGCTCTCAAAACAAGGAGACAAAGGTTGTAGGCTTCaactttttattgtttctaaCAGGAGCTGAATCAAGTGAGTGTGAAAGACAGTACAGAGTTTTGccatctctttattttttttttaattatgttgaGAGCCTTGTGGCATCATTGACAGCATACAGTTAACGGACaatacaaaaagacaaacagcttaGAAAATACTTACCTAGGCCGTTCCTGGTTTGAGTGattaaaaaacaatgttaaCAGCTCTGACAGCTAAACTTAAATTTCGGCCCTTTCAATCTAACTGAATCTCCTTTCTCCAGCTTTGTCCAATCATCTTTACAAGCATGGCGTGACATCAAACAGGACAACAGCTACTGAACATATTCCTTGACTCCTTGATattaacaaaattaaaaaaagttgGCATTTGGTGCAGGGGAAGAAGTCTCCATCTAGACCATATTCCTCAAAACTTGCACATCTACGCATTGTAGTAATTTAATAACAGCTTAAGACAAACTAAAGAGCAGCTGCAACCTATGTTTCGCAATTCCAAGTTAAAGCTGATGAAACTGAAGTCAGAGTTACAATTTTCTTGGTGCAAcattgtcctttaaaaacacacaacactcttAATCCATTTATAAATAGATCAACAAATAATGATGGCTGGGCATTCCCTCCACAAGCTGCAATTAGTCctgtatgcacacagacaggagaaaaagaaatccaCTGATCCAAGTACTAAAGGGGTAAGCAGGGCATCCACAATCCTCTCATGCTCACCAAATATACTGTGTTTTAGGACAAGAGTCTCAGAGGAGGTGCCTGAAAGTCTCAGGCTCGATCTGGCTCAGGAAATGCAGATGTGTGCTGCAATGACAGATGTGATAGAGGATAAATGTGTACATCTGTCGGCTCTTTTACAAATAAAGAGTTCCATTATAATAAatgacagagatggagacaatCATTCAGGGTGAGGGCTGGAGTGGAAACTGATGGCTGGACATGGTTGGAGTATTAAGGGAAAAGAAATCTGCGTGCTTCTAGTTCAGGCATTGTCACTGGTCTCTACTGTCTGGACCAGGTGTTCTGGCTTGTTGCCATTGCTATGGTGCTCCCACATCTGCAGGTAGAGCCTCTCCAGGTCCATTGTGTACTGCTTGGTGTTGAAAAGAGGGCTGCAGATTCGCTGCTTCCAAACACGTGCTCTAACCATCTTCaggctggaggaaaaaaagaaaatggtcagacgtttttttttttatttgacaagAATGTTTTTCAAAAGTCAGATCAAATTCTACTTACTATTCCATGTCAGATCCCAGTTTGACTGCTATGTCCTCATAGTCCTGGCGACTCTGGGCTATTAGCTCAGGGCAGCCCAGACAGTTGAGTTGTGAGGCGGCCACACGGGAGGCAAGGGTCTCACCTTTAGGGAGAGGTTTACAATTAAATAGCAGCATTCACTTTtcaccattttttaaaaatcataatGAATAAGACCATTTGTAAATTCTCGTATTCTAACCTGGCATGGTCACCATGGGCGTTCCAGCCCAGAGGACATCCATGCCCGTGGTATGGCCATTGCATAGCGGAGTGTCTAGGCAAACGTCAGCCAGCTGGCCCCTTCTCACATGCTCCTCCTTGGGGGCCACAGGAGAGAAGATAATCCGAGAGCCAGGCAGGCCCATGTTCTGAGCGTACTGCTGGATGTTTGGCTCGCCAACAGCAGGGAAACGAAGAAGCCACAGCACACTGTTGGGCACACGCTTCAGGAtctgcaggaagaggagagttttcacactcattttTAACAGATCCTAAGAAATCCAGCattactatttttattttttttaagtgcacAGTTGAAGGAGTTGTTATAACCAAGTCTGTCTAACTTACGTTGGCCCACATCTGAAGAGTAGGGGGGTCGATCTTGTAGAGCTGGTTGAAGTTGCAGTAGACGATGGAGTCCTCTGGCAGGCCATACTGGGAGCGGGTTGTCACAACAATTGTGCGTGGCACCTCCTCCCCAGTGGCAGCTTTGTTATTGATCTAAAATGAGTGGCAGAACAGTGTTTCTTAGGGGGGGGAGCAGCCTCAATGCTTTTGTtctaaaacattaaatgtgacAGCTTCTTTGCTGTTTGAATCCCCGAACCAACTGGTGACAACATGCTGTTTGGAAAGTCAAGACAGTATCATTAATTGTACAGCAAATCCTTGGTGCCACCATTTCCCTCACCAACACTTCTGTGCTTCCACCTTACTTTCATAAAGACGTCATACCTGTGAGGACACAAGCTCAGGGACTAAAACCTCATCTGCTGAAACGATCTGGAAAAGCAGCAAGCTAAATTGAATTGTTGGTCTTGCCTTGTTTTTGTGATACATGTTTTGTATGCATGTGACATCCCTGAAGATTTGTATTTACACAGACAAGCGCATCCACGTTAGACATACCTGTGTGGTGGCCAGGCCATTGCTGACAGTGAAGCCGTTTATTGTAACCTGGATTTGGCCTTGGTTGATCATGTTGATGATTGCTTCGGCCGCTGTATTCATGGGGATTACAGGCATGGACAGAGCTCCGTTTGTGTCACCGGCAGAGTCCTGGTTGTTGTCACACTTCATCTAGTCACAGAGAATAATTTCAACTTTTAAATTATGGTTCAACGCCAAGTCACTCCCCAATGATAATTTTTGACTGCACTCCACGTTAAtgtattttaatgattttaCCATAGAAACTTTTATCTGACTCGGATATCGATGTGGAATTTCTCATTAACATAACCCAAGGACAGAAATGACAAACTAAGTCATTGTTGTGTTCTGCTGTCACTGAGACTCAACGTCAACGACATAAAATTAACAAACAGTCAAACACTACCACCTCGAGGTCTACAACTTAACTATAGTGACCCACTCACACTAAACTCACTGGTTGGTCAACAgtacacataaaacaacaacttgCTTTTCAAGGTTAAGGAATTCTCATACCTTTATCACTTTCACATCTGGCAGACTGTCCAAGAAGGCCTTCAGATCAATACCGTTTAGAACAATGCGGTTGTCAAAGATGTGTCCATTAGACTTGAAATCAATCACTGCCTTTTTCTGTGGatcaaagaagaaaacaaatgttaattATCAAATCTAAtggtctttttttaaaactatttAAAACCCTACAACCCATCAGCAGCTTTGAAAGGCATGTTTCTTAAAATAACTTCAAAATTATTCCATTTATCATAGccaaaaactaaaaacaataattatCACAGGGTTGTCAAATTTCCGACCATGAACAGATCATGTATCACGTACACGAATTTaagattaaaatatttttatttcatcaaaaTCACTTTATTCTGTGTCTCGCTTAAATCAGAACTaatcaaaaatatttaattctGTGATCTTCAGCACAACTGGGACGCTATGACTGACTAGGCTGACACCAACAGTCATGTGTACAGAATTCAGTGAAAGTTTGACTGACGTGCAGGCTGTGtctacagagagcagagcacaACAGAGGTTTGAAGCAGAGGTGGTAAAAATGTAAGTAGTTCAATATGTAAAGTGGAGTGGGCCCCCTCTCCGTGTCCCCTAACATAGGTTAACACTTGTGGGCACTtagaaaaaagttttttttcttcttctaaacTTTGTAAAATAATTATCAAAAGAAATTCACTGAGTTTGTTTCCACTAATATAATTTATAGCGTTATAACTGTTGTATACTacataaaagacatttttctttttacttctAGCCATGATTGTGCTGTTTCCATAAAGGGGCAGGActtattacagaaaaaaatgggaaaaaggaagcaaaaaaCACCCAGTAGCTGCTTGGGGTTCTGAGGATTAAACAAGATGCTCAGCTGAGCAATGTGAGGATGGACAAACCTTGAGGTGAGGGAACATGTTGGCATGGTCTCCAATGAAGAAAGTATTGGGCATGTAGGCCAGTTTCTCAGAGTACTGCTCGGCTACTTCAATAGGTGACGTCTCCTTGTCAGAGATGATGTAGTCCATGAAGGGCGCCCCGCTGGTTCCAGGGTAACCAAGCCACATGGCCTGTTGAATCGATAGACATAAACAATCATAagtacaatgccaacattttgtttttactcccATGAACAGAACAGACTAATGTGAAAGTGTAGTTATTTATTTGCACAGGTGACATTTATCCCCATGATACAACTGTGTCAATCAGAAGTCATATGTAGCGCTCACCTGAACAGGGGCAGGGCGGAGGGCAAACAGCTCGTTTCGAGCTCCCTTTGTGTATCCATTCATGTTGACCAGAATATGGACTCCATCCTGGTGAATACGATCAGCTGCCTTGCCATTGCAAGGAatctggaggagagaggtgcCAGTTTCAGTAAAAATTGTTTTTGACATCACATACAACAGCACGTTTTTTGAAAGGACCAGTCAGTTAAAAATTCACAGCCTTAAGGTAAACAGACAACAAATATACCGAAACTGATGAAGAAGCAACTCCAGGTTACCTGTGAGAGGTCTGTGAAATGATGAGCCTCTGCTACCACTTTCACACGGAAGTTGGTGCTGTCGTCAGGGCTGAGCGCATAGCAGAACAccttggagaggaaaaaaaaatgaataagaaaCTTATAGTATAAAATATATAGAGAATTTGTCAACGATTTTAGTCAACCCCATGTATCATATACTTTAAGAGTGCACACTGTAATAAGCACTACATACACTTTTCAGGTCAAGTTTATCATTTTTAGAGTCAATTATAATTGTAATAATTATCGACATACCTCAAATTTCTCAGGATTGTGCATTCCAGGAATGGACTGCATCAGGTGGGAAGTCGGGTGGTTGCCAAAGTCAGAGCTGACGTAACCGACACGCAGACGTCCACCACTGGCCTTCAGATCCTTCGGATGCTCATAAGCAGGTTTGTGCAGTGCATTGATCTGTGGAATAAACAACAGTGTAAGCTTACAACTACAGCGGAAGAGCCAATTTTAGTTTGTTTGAGTTACATTCATTGTACCAATGGTGGACGAATActgaacagtgaaaaacaaCCATTGACATCTCTAAAATCATGTCCAACCTTATACCATACCCTCTTCCCTGCAAGCAACCCATTCATCACCAGCTTTCACTTCTTTCTCTACAAAGAATATATCCAGTGTCTCTGCTATCCCTTACCTTCCCCATATCCCTGCAGACAGCCACTGCCATCACCAGCCACCTTCCACccaaccccccaaaaaacaaattaaagttTACTTGCTTTGATCAGTGCGTGTACCTTGTCCAGGCAAAGGTTTCCGTGGCGCTCTGCAATTGCCTTGCGGAAGCCGTGAGAGAGTGGATATAGCATGCTGTGGTGTGGGTGCACTGAAGGCAAGCGGTTCTTATCCAGCTGGTCAGCCACAATGCTCACAAGCTTCTTCATCCGCTCATCATAATCCGTCCAGTCACACACAATCTGACAGTGACAAGAATAAGAAAAGTTTCAAAATTAACTTGTAATTCACCAGGAGCAAAACGTGAATGACTATTACATGTATTGTAAATATTTGACAAAGACATGAGCATGTAAGAACCTGCAGGCAATGTGCCAAGTTGCAATAAGCATCAGGGAAGTCTGGCTTGAGTTTCAAGGCTGTACGGTAGGATGCAATGGCCTCTGGGATGTTTCCAGAATCCTAATAGTCAAGAGACACATTGcaatacaaaatgaaaaggcATGAAGTCgcagaaacaaagacaagcaATACATTCTAGGTGGTaagcaattaaaaagaaagtcATTTGAAGACAACAACACTGCAACGATCCCTTCCCTGACAGAAGTCCATTATCAGTTGCTTGGCACAGGAATCAAGTGCAATCCTACATATACAACAGGATTAGTCAgtaacagtcagtcagtactCTGTCATTGATCGACTCCTACAGTTTATAGACAGGTACAAATGTCATCTGAGTGTTACTGAGAGAAAATGATTGGGATTTCATTGCTGTTTGAGGTGTTGGGTCATTATAGCTGTGTACTGAACCATGCAGCACTCCAAGCAACCTGGAAGTAGGTGCAGACCTACGGTGATATGACAATTCTGAAAGCAATCAGTTGTCATAACTGCAAAAAATAAGGGAGTAAAAGTTAGTCCTACCTTGTGGATAGAGGCCAAATTGCTGTGAGCATCAGCAAAGGCAGGGTTGATCTGGATGGCACGGGTGTAGCATTGCAGCGCTCCCTGTACATCTTGCATTTCCTTCAGTGTATTGCCCATATTTGAGTAGGCATCAGCAAATGTGGGGCTGATTCTACATTGAAAGAGGAAAACTGTGTAAACACCACATACCTGTATAACAAAATCTAGCTTGTGTCAGCTGACTTAAGACCATttagaaaagactgaaaaaagaaCACGGACACATTATTACAAACTAAGTCAGCAGGTACCTTTAGCATAGTTTACAAACCTGATGGCCTCCTTGTAGTGCATGAGGGCCTCCTGGAGTTtaccctgctgctgcagcacactggCTAGGTTAGAGTGAGCTGCTGCAAACTCTGGGAACACCTAACGGAAAACAAAAAGGGTTATTAAGAAGAGCAGTTCACGAGAGACAtgctcacatttacatttagaaatCATGACAGTCTTGTTAAAACAGATCAATAGAAAACATTAACTCCTAACTCACCTCCAGTGCTTTCCTGTAGAGCTGAACCGCCTCCTCGATGTTGCCCTGCTCCCGCTTGATATTGGCTAAATTGTTAAGAGAGTCAGCATGGGTTGGACACAAACGCAAGGCAGTATTGTAGCACTCTTCTGCTTCAGACACCTGGGAAAGACACTGAAAGTGAATTTTAAGTAACCTTCAATGTTTATTCAAGATTTTGGTATTTATGATTGTGATGGGATACACATAGTACTGCCTTACATTGCCTTTCTCCTTCAGGGCATTTGCCAAATTGCAGTAGGCATCGGGGAAGTGGGGCTGTAGTTCAATAGCACGACGGTAGGTGTCAATAGCCAGATCAATGAGGCCTTGCTCGTAGTAGACACAGGCCAGGTTTCCATGGACAACTGCATGGTTTGGACTGAGACTCAGGGCTCTTAGGTATCCAGCCACAGCTCTGGAAACATTGGATAAGGTATGGACGTAAGTTATCCTCAAGATGAATATTTTGCTGAACTTTGAAAGTGTAATAGTTCTCATCTTTCAAAATAAGCTCTTAACAAGCCATTCAGGGCATTAACAGTGTAACTGCAGAATTGTACACACAAATTAAACTCTGTAACTTCATAACTGTTGAAGGACACTGCATATTGTTACAAATAAATTGCTGAACATAAAACCACTGTTTCAGCAGGTGAGTTACAGCCCTGCCCATAATGACAGGTCTGTAGATGCAGCAAATTCTGCCCTGCCTAAACAAGTCTATGTGAAGACACAACTCAACAGTGATCAACTCAGTCAAAGAGATTACAGAATTGACTAAGTTCTTGACTCATTCAACTTTCCACATAGGGTgtggttttttttaaaaaacaaaggatTAGACACAAATGTTCAAAGGGAGTATCATACTGTTTACCATGTCATGATTCACACTCACCTGTCAAAGATGCGGGCTTCCTTCAAAACATTTCCTAAATTTATGTATGCATCAAGGAAATTTGGATCCAGGGTCACTGCCTAAAAATTGAAACCAAGCTTTAAAAAACACGAAACAACAGAAGAACAtaacaagacagaaaataatAGGATGAATACATTTTACAAAACATATGCAGCTGACCTTTTCAAAATGGTGTATGGCCAGCCATATCTCTCCCTGGGCATTGAACACACAGCCCAGGTTGCTCCAAGCCACTGCAAAGTTGGGCTGAGTCTCAATGGCTTTCAGGTAACAAGCCTTCAGTGGGTTTACAATGAAAAACcacaggaaaggaggagaagaggtaGAATGGGGGAGGTATAGTGTGTAGAGGGGAAGGCAGGGgattgtaaaataaaaacaaatagatTGAGaataaaagtaagaaaaaacaaaaagggcaGAGAAAGCAAAATTAGTGACTACTCTCCATCATGGCAAAAAGTGAGTCTACAGCATGGGCTCGTGTGCGCTCAAGTCTGCCGCGCTAAGCTGCATTGCTTTTTCCTACGCTGCGCAGATCCAACCAACCCCCACACTTAGGCCCTCATCCTTCAGTTATGGCCACATTCTTAACAAATGCAGTGGTCCCCACATCAGATACAATCTGTGCTTTCCACTAAAATATCAATGCTAATTGGTTCTATAGTTCTAACCCAAAGTAGTAATTGCAATTTTAagatctatatatatatataaagttatatatatatatatatatttgtatgaATACTGTGTAGTTTATGTGGGCATATCTCACAACCTAGGATGTTGGACAGTTCGTGCAAGTGATGGTCCCTGTAATGCATGCGCAACAAACGCAGGCGCgcggtgtgtgtttcttttgccACCACAACCACATTGCACCATATAATGCTGCTTGCGTGACCTTGCTCCTGGCAAAGGTCATTGCTTCGCTGCTGCGCCCGCTGAATGGCCAGGTGAGACAGCTGCAGACCAACAACCCCTGGCAGAACAACTGCAGCACCagactggcacacacacagcacccaTTAAGTATCTCAGAACAAAGGGGGGCATTGTGAGGGATTGACCAATCAACCAGTGGCTGGATATCTAAGACATGGGGGCTTTGAAAATACATAGCCAATGAATACTAAGCAGCCATCTGTCATTGAATTATTATTGAATTTCATGTACATGTCATAGTATCAGAAGCCAATTATGTCTGAGATGTGGGTGCATTTGGGAGCGAGGCTGGTTGTGAGTGGGGAGAGGTCCACAACCAACAGGCCAAAGGGATTGAGGGGTATGGGGTTCGCATGCTTGCGCTTGCCGCCTTTTTGGTTGCTTGGAGGGTATCGCTGCGCAGCCCCTGCGCTACTGCAGACTCACAGCGCACTATCTGCATCATCAGAACGCTGCAACTCCaaataaagaaggaaaaacaaaacaaaataggaaaaaataaacaacatgtAAGAGTTAGAGGGATCTTACTTGATTTTCACGATTATTGCTTCCAAATCCAAGTTTCTTTTTACTTAATACAGAATTGGGAAATTAGTATAGCATATTTTAAGAAATGCTTACTGTCATTTGTTAAgttactttttttcttttggtcttCAAAGGAAGCCACAAGACAGAGGAGCTCAAGCATGAAGTGAGgtggtttttcttttgttggcaGTTACAAACCCGTTACCATATTTTTGGACTTTGTCAGAGTGGTGGCCGCAGCTGgctggaagaagaggagaggactgAGGCTGCCCTAGTGTTCCTTTCCGCCAGGCACCTACGCAGGAATAGTGTCACCCACCTGAAACCTTCTAAATAACAGTATCAGTTGTGGAAAAAACCAAAAGAGacaaaatcagaaaacaagATCGTTAGTAAAAGTTTTCAAACAAtacattctttttttaatatggaaaaaaaactggtttcttccaaatcacaacaaacataaaaacaaactattCTTAGTTTTCTCGTTCATGCAatgaatgtttcatttcaaagaaaacaaaggaaatgccTTGAGGGTAACTGGGAGGGAAGAAAGGCTTTGATGTGTTCAGTTTATCAGCAAAATAGTCAGGCTTCCAGTTGTCCATCAATTCGGTTTTCATTTCAGACTACAGGAGGGCAGTTACTGGCTTGATCTTGCCCAAATGAACTGATCCCATTTCTCTGGGAATATTACATATTTGAAGGAAAAGGGAACAAGTATCAAtcattgcttttcttttattcttttagcattttcatGAAATATCTTTGAAACTTTGATTTCTTTATCCTGGCCTGCTTTCTTGAATCCTGGCCAATGGGATAGGGAGAAAAATCTGTGGTGTAATTATTTGTATCTAGAATCCTCCACAGCTCTGAAATAAAGAAGTCATCGCTGTTGCTGCGCTTGCTTCTGTCTTTCTAACCCAGCATCTGACGCAGGTGGTGGAGTACAGATTGTGAGCTGTCTGCCTGACGCCACTCGGACCATTTCAAGGCACTTGAGAATGACCTCACTTAACCCACAGTTTGACACGCTATTCAAAAGGAGTGGATATCAGCATAGACAAGTAGCTGGGTAAAATTTTCATCATCAACCATAGTCAAAActactgcatgtgtgcagaacAGCACTGTTGGGGTGTGCCTGAGCACTCACTGTGCATAGGTGAACGGTCAGGAAGACAGCTCTGAGCGCGCACACTCCACCAATCCTCAGCGAGCGCGCGGGAGGGTGGAGCGACAGAGCAGGAAAGCTTGTGACTCCCTGATGCTCCTCCCCACTCCTTCCCCCCCCCTCAAGCACGAAATAAGATGGCCTGTAACCAGTGGGACAACTCCACATCTCCAGATTTGATCCAACCCAGGGACCCCAACCCTCTAATATAGATGCAAGTTTAAAAGGACAACGTGAAGTGTAACAATCACACGCTGGCAGTTACTGTACTGACAGCAAACTGATACAAAAAAGCTTGTCATTGGGCACTTGCTAAACCATACTGGAGAATCGTGGTTAGGTTAGAAACCATCTTATCTTTTGCACTGCAAAGGTAAACTAGCTTCTCATCAGTTCATATATTCTTCAAAGACCGAGCCAGCATTTTCCCTCCAAAAATCAGCAATGTGAAAATGCATGGGCCAAGGTCCAAAGAATGACAATACAGATTCATCTTTATGATTTTTAAACTCCAGCCTTTCTTCCTGAAAGGGGAGGGACTGACCTCTGGCAAAAGGTCGGGGTAAAGCAAAAGGCACTGGGACTAGATTGACACAGGGTGGGgacaaatgtaataaatgtcCTACACTGagaaaccaaaaacatgaaGCTGTCTAAAAAgtaatcaacagaaaatgtgtgtactatgtcttttaaaaaaatatatagaaaatcAATCACAGGCCAATATTCCCAGAGGCTTTTCACTAAATTGGGGGGGAGCTCACTGCGATtccaaaagtgacaaaaagctACCATCTCCTGCCCTTCGTTTGGCCAAGGGGGGTGATGGGTAAGGACTCGAACTGGCTTAAAAATGttagaggaaaaag contains:
- the LOC143325980 gene encoding UDP-N-acetylglucosamine--peptide N-acetylglucosaminyltransferase 110 kDa subunit isoform X10, which translates into the protein MACYLKAIETQPNFAVAWSNLGCVFNAQGEIWLAIHHFEKAVTLDPNFLDAYINLGNVLKEARIFDRAVAGYLRALSLSPNHAVVHGNLACVYYEQGLIDLAIDTYRRAIELQPHFPDAYCNLANALKEKGNVSEAEECYNTALRLCPTHADSLNNLANIKREQGNIEEAVQLYRKALEVFPEFAAAHSNLASVLQQQGKLQEALMHYKEAIRISPTFADAYSNMGNTLKEMQDVQGALQCYTRAIQINPAFADAHSNLASIHKDSGNIPEAIASYRTALKLKPDFPDAYCNLAHCLQIVCDWTDYDERMKKLVSIVADQLDKNRLPSVHPHHSMLYPLSHGFRKAIAERHGNLCLDKVHALIKINALHKPAYEHPKDLKASGGRLRVGYVSSDFGNHPTSHLMQSIPGMHNPEKFEVFCYALSPDDSTNFRVKVVAEAHHFTDLSQIPCNGKAADRIHQDGVHILVNMNGYTKGARNELFALRPAPVQAMWLGYPGTSGAPFMDYIISDKETSPIEVAEQYSEKLAYMPNTFFIGDHANMFPHLKKKAVIDFKSNGHIFDNRIVLNGIDLKAFLDSLPDVKVIKMKCDNNQDSAGDTNGALSMPVIPMNTAAEAIINMINQGQIQVTINGFTVSNGLATTQINNKAATGEEVPRTIVVTTRSQYGLPEDSIVYCNFNQLYKIDPPTLQMWANILKRVPNSVLWLLRFPAVGEPNIQQYAQNMGLPGSRIIFSPVAPKEEHVRRGQLADVCLDTPLCNGHTTGMDVLWAGTPMVTMPGETLASRVAASQLNCLGCPELIAQSRQDYEDIAVKLGSDMEYLKMVRARVWKQRICSPLFNTKQYTMDLERLYLQMWEHHSNGNKPEHLVQTVETSDNA
- the LOC143325980 gene encoding UDP-N-acetylglucosamine--peptide N-acetylglucosaminyltransferase 110 kDa subunit isoform X7, coding for MATSVGNVADSTGLAELAHREYQSGDFEAAERHCMQLWRQEPDNTGVLLLLSSIHFQCRRLDRSAHFSTLAIKQNPMLAEAYSNLGNVYKERGQLQEAIEHYRHALRLKPDFIDGYINLAAALVAAGDMEGAVQAYVSALQYNPDLYCVRSDLGNLLKALGRLEEAKACYLKAIETQPNFAVAWSNLGCVFNAQGEIWLAIHHFEKAVTLDPNFLDAYINLGNVLKEARIFDRAVAGYLRALSLSPNHAVVHGNLACVYYEQGLIDLAIDTYRRAIELQPHFPDAYCNLANALKEKGNCLSQVSEAEECYNTALRLCPTHADSLNNLANIKREQGNIEEAVQLYRKALEVFPEFAAAHSNLASVLQQQGKLQEALMHYKEAIRISPTFADAYSNMGNTLKEMQDVQGALQCYTRAIQINPAFADAHSNLASIHKDSGNIPEAIASYRTALKLKPDFPDAYCNLAHCLQIVCDWTDYDERMKKLVSIVADQLDKNRLPSVHPHHSMLYPLSHGFRKAIAERHGNLCLDKINALHKPAYEHPKDLKASGGRLRVGYVSSDFGNHPTSHLMQSIPGMHNPEKFEVFCYALSPDDSTNFRVKVVAEAHHFTDLSQIPCNGKAADRIHQDGVHILVNMNGYTKGARNELFALRPAPVQAMWLGYPGTSGAPFMDYIISDKETSPIEVAEQYSEKLAYMPNTFFIGDHANMFPHLKKKAVIDFKSNGHIFDNRIVLNGIDLKAFLDSLPDVKVIKMKCDNNQDSAGDTNGALSMPVIPMNTAAEAIINMINQGQIQVTINGFTVSNGLATTQINNKAATGEEVPRTIVVTTRSQYGLPEDSIVYCNFNQLYKIDPPTLQMWANILKRVPNSVLWLLRFPAVGEPNIQQYAQNMGLPGSRIIFSPVAPKEEHVRRGQLADVCLDTPLCNGHTTGMDVLWAGTPMVTMPGETLASRVAASQLNCLGCPELIAQSRQDYEDIAVKLGSDMEYLKMVRARVWKQRICSPLFNTKQYTMDLERLYLQMWEHHSNGNKPEHLVQTVETSDNA
- the LOC143325980 gene encoding UDP-N-acetylglucosamine--peptide N-acetylglucosaminyltransferase 110 kDa subunit isoform X4, which encodes MATSVGNVADSTEPTKRMLSFQGLAELAHREYQSGDFEAAERHCMQLWRQEPDNTGVLLLLSSIHFQCRRLDRSAHFSTLAIKQNPMLAEAYSNLGNVYKERGQLQEAIEHYRHALRLKPDFIDGYINLAAALVAAGDMEGAVQAYVSALQYNPDLYCVRSDLGNLLKALGRLEEAKACYLKAIETQPNFAVAWSNLGCVFNAQGEIWLAIHHFEKAVTLDPNFLDAYINLGNVLKEARIFDRAVAGYLRALSLSPNHAVVHGNLACVYYEQGLIDLAIDTYRRAIELQPHFPDAYCNLANALKEKGNVSEAEECYNTALRLCPTHADSLNNLANIKREQGNIEEAVQLYRKALEVFPEFAAAHSNLASVLQQQGKLQEALMHYKEAIRISPTFADAYSNMGNTLKEMQDVQGALQCYTRAIQINPAFADAHSNLASIHKDSGNIPEAIASYRTALKLKPDFPDAYCNLAHCLQIVCDWTDYDERMKKLVSIVADQLDKNRLPSVHPHHSMLYPLSHGFRKAIAERHGNLCLDKINALHKPAYEHPKDLKASGGRLRVGYVSSDFGNHPTSHLMQSIPGMHNPEKFEVFCYALSPDDSTNFRVKVVAEAHHFTDLSQIPCNGKAADRIHQDGVHILVNMNGYTKGARNELFALRPAPVQAMWLGYPGTSGAPFMDYIISDKETSPIEVAEQYSEKLAYMPNTFFIGDHANMFPHLKKKAVIDFKSNGHIFDNRIVLNGIDLKAFLDSLPDVKVIKMKCDNNQDSAGDTNGALSMPVIPMNTAAEAIINMINQGQIQVTINGFTVSNGLATTQINNKAATGEEVPRTIVVTTRSQYGLPEDSIVYCNFNQLYKIDPPTLQMWANILKRVPNSVLWLLRFPAVGEPNIQQYAQNMGLPGSRIIFSPVAPKEEHVRRGQLADVCLDTPLCNGHTTGMDVLWAGTPMVTMPGETLASRVAASQLNCLGCPELIAQSRQDYEDIAVKLGSDMEYLKMVRARVWKQRICSPLFNTKQYTMDLERLYLQMWEHHSNGNKPEHLVQTVETSDNA